From the Oryza glaberrima chromosome 5, OglaRS2, whole genome shotgun sequence genome, one window contains:
- the LOC127774763 gene encoding mitogen-activated protein kinase 7, whose translation MPEANAGGRTAPAAEQRSKNTTEMDFFSEYGDSSRYKIQEIVGKGSYGVVCSAIDQHTGDKVAIKKIHNIFEHLSDAARILREIKLLRLLRHPDIVEIKHIMLPPSRRDFKDIYVVFELMDTDLHQVIKANDDLTKEHHQFFLYQMLRALKYIHTANVYHRDLKPKNILANANCKLKICDFGLARVAFNDTPTTVFWTDYVATRWYRAPELCGSFFSKYSPAIDTWSIGCIFAEILTGKPLFPGKNVVHQLDLMTDLLGTPSMDAISRIRNDKARRYLSSMRRKQPVPFSEKFPNVDPLALKLLQRLLAFDPKDRPTAEEALADPYFKGLAKVEREPSCQPISKMEFEFERRKVTKDDIKELIFREILEYHPQLLKDYMNGSENTSFLYPSAVDNFRRQFAILEENGGKSGALDRKHVSLPRATTVHSTSIPPNEGLDATCQVTQRIPTARPGRTVGPVLPFENPGAADPHSAQKVVRNPMVPPAAANKSGYSYNLKSDYSDRQHQEELEKDRVQYRPAQHLMDAKVAPDTAPDMRSSQYYFTRSAPRTDLTDRAALQGSMLYGIAPFNGIAAVAGGYSKVGAVQYGVSRMY comes from the exons ATGCCTGAGGCAAATGCGGGTGggcggacggcgccggcggcggagcagcggagCAAG AACACAACAGAGATGGATTTCTTCAGTGAATATGGTGACTCCAGCCGATACAAAATTCAAGAAATCGTTGGTAAAGGAAGTTATGGAGTTGTTTGTTCAGCTATTGACCAACATACCGGTGACAAAGTAGCAATCAAGAAAATACACAATATCTTTGAGCATCTATCTGATGCTGCTAGGATCCTCCGTGAGATCAAACTTCTCCGGCTTTTACGGCATCCTGATATTGTCGAGATCAAACATATAATGTTACCTCCATCTAGAAGGGACTTCAAAGATATTTATGTTGTCTTCGAACTGATGGATACAGACCTCCACCAGGTTATTAAGGCTAATGATGACTTAACGAAGGAACATCATCAGTTCTTTCTGTATCAAATGCTTCGAGCATTGAAATATATCCATACTG CTAATGTTTATCATCGTGATTTAAAGCCCAAAAATATATTAGCAAATGCTAACTGTAAGCTCAAGATATGTGATTTTGGACTAGCAAGAGTTGCATTTAATGACACTCCTACAACAGTTTTCTGGACG GACTACGTTGCAACTAGATGGTACAGGGCTCCTGAGCTGTGTGGGTCTTTCTTTTCTAAG TATTCACCAGCTATAGATACATGGAGTATTGGTTGCATTTTTGCGGAGATTTTGACTGGAAAACCTTTGTTCCCTGGTAAAAATGTGGTTCATCAATTGGACTTGATGACTGATCTCTTGGGTACACCATCAATGGATGCTATTTCACGG ATTCGGAATGACAAGGCAAGGAGGTATCTGAGCAGCATGAGGAGGAAGCAGCCAGTACCTTTTTCAGAAAAGTTCCCAAATGTAGATCCTTTGGCACTCAAGCTCTTACAAAGGCTTCTAGCATTTGATCCGAAGGATCGACCTACTGCAGAAGAG GCGTTGGCTGATCCATATTTTAAAGGCCTTGCAAAAGTGGAGAGAGAACCATCATGCCAACCAATTTCAAAAATGGAGTTTGAGTTTGAGCGAAGAAAGGttaccaaagatgatatcaaggAACTTATATTCCGTGAGATATTAGAGTATCATCCTCAGCTTCTGAAGGATTACATGAATGGCTCCGAAAACACTAGCTTTCTATATCCAAG TGCTGTTGATAATTTCCGGAGGCAATTTGCCATCTTAGAGGAAAATGGAGGAAAGAGTGGTGCACTAGATAGGAAGCATGTTTCTCTTCCAAG GGCTACAACAGTTCACTCTACATCAATTCCTCCAAATGAAGGCCTAGATGCAACATGCCAAGTTACTCAGAGGATCCCAACAG CTAGACCAGGAAGAACGGTTGGTCCGGTATTACCATTCGAGAATCCAGGCGCCGCAGATCCGCACAGCGCACAGAAGGTGGTGAGGAATCCGATGGTTCCTCCAGCAGCTGCCAACAAGTCAGGATACAGCTACAACCTAAAGTCAGACTACTCTGATAGGCAACATCAGGAAGAGCTTGAGAAAGATCGTGTGCAGTACAGGCCTGCACAACACTTGATGGATGCTAAAGTTGCCCCAGATACAGCCCCGGACATGCGGTCTTCACAATACTACTTTACGAGGAGTGCTCCCAGAACTGATCTAACAGACAGGGCTGCACTCCAGGGGAGCATGCTATACGGCATTGCTCCGTTCAACGGCATCGCAGCAGTTGCTGGTGGATACAGCAAGGTTGGTGCCGTTCAATACGGTGTTTCAAGGATGTACTAG
- the LOC127774761 gene encoding uncharacterized protein LOC127774761 — MAPPATASASASAPVSLLFLSLPLSPSSCRGLPAPHTHLPSRRLALAPARPGAALLSSLGDAQEEEEYDDEEEEELVEVGYVSGAHGVRGDVLVSPRTDFPQLRFATPGKRWLRARAAGKQQVKEFELVRGRAHTGKKSWIVTFDGVDSVDEARQIVGSAILVKAGDRPKMEEDEIYSLDLVGMRVIVKDTGKLVGTVGQVFNFGAGDLLQVMVGGTEDTVSQPNSENQDSTPSGEHVWIPFAEDIVPDIDMESREMWITPPKGLLELNARSDKRSKKERRAMEWKEKKRLQRRVIAAKKILSEMDQGHVLEGLLSGDKVQKASLAEQIGSIDFQLFRHAMHSVSRPIGSLSKDVFVKSSSSRKKLMRIPYETLLNHEENANFASELNEGAGIIQKSKAATILITNDSDTVDAEFQGLLNSFNKLMKVEETRGSIPFVIVCPAGHVGSVQNCLVENDYFGLDTQKVWVLEEMKLPIVSMSSKLNSRKILLKSPWEILQKPAGTGVIFSLLSSNKILDTLNEMGVEYVQICSLSNKPNIGHPLLFGAVSSFGADAGLMLRKSSKETEDDFDLILSMNHVNKMCRDVTKLRFSAQQEQHVHVEHVDGQWVDVQPEATNCHRLHAEVTSVLNYFSPDKVCVIEIVQQ, encoded by the exons ATGGCGCCTCCCGCcactgcctccgcctccgcctcggcaccggtctccctcctcttcctctccctcccgctCTCCCCTTCCTCGTGTCGCGGCCTCCCCGCGCCACACACCCACCTCCcctcgcgccgcctcgcgctcgCGCCGGCCCGCCCTGGCGCCGCGCTGCTCTCCAGCCTCGGCGAcgcgcaggaggaggaggagtacgatgacgaggaggaggaagagctagTGGAGGTGGGATACGTGAGCGGCGCGCACGGGGTTCGCGGCGACGTCCTCGTGTCGCCCCGCACCGACTTCCCCCAACTCCGCTTTGCCACG CCGGGGAAGAGATGGCTGAGGGCCCGTGCCGCTGGGAAGCAGCAGGTAAAGGAATTTGAGCTTGTTCGAGGAAGAGCTCATACCGGGAAGAAGAGTTGGATCGTCACCTTTGATGGGGTCGATTCCGTGGATGAG GCCAGGCAAATAGTTGGTTCAGCTATACTTGTGAAAGCTGGGGATAGACCAAAAATGGAGGAAGATGAAATCTATTCACTTGATCTTGTTGGCATGAGAGTTATTGTCAAG GACACGGGCAAGCTTGTTGGAACAGTTGGTCAGGTTTTCAACTTTGGAGCTGGTGATCTTCTACAGGTTATGGTTGGTGGCACTGAGGATACTGTTTCTCAGCCAAATTCAGAAAATCAAGATTCCACCCCATCTGGTGAGCATGTGTGGATTCCATTTGCTGAGGATATTGTACCTGATATTGATATGGAGAGTAGAGAAATGTGGATTACACCTCCAAAGGGGCTTCTTGAGCTCAACGCGCGTTCTGATAAGAGATCAAAGAAAGAAAGGCGTGCTATG GAATGGAAGGAAAAGAAGAGGTTACAGCGTCGTGTAATTGCAGCAAAGAAGATACTATCTGAAATGGACCAGGGTCATGTTCTGGAAGGTTTGCTATCTGGGGACAAGGTTCAGAAGGCTTCACTTGCAGAACAGATTGGGTCCATTGACTTTCAGTTGTTCCGACATGCAATGCATAGTGTTAGCAGACCAATTGGCAG CTTGTCAAAAGATGTCTTTGTCAAATCCTCTTCATCGAGGAAAAAATTGATGAGAATACCTTATGAAACCCTCTTGAACCATGAAGAGAATGCGAACTTCGCTAGTGAACTCAATGAAGGCGCTGGGATCATTCAGAAGTCGAAAGCAGCCACCATACTTATTACAAATGACTCTGATACCGTGGATGCTGAGTTTCAGGGATTGCTTAATTCTTTTAATAAGTTAATGAAG GTTGAAGAAACCCGAGGCTCTATCCCTTTTGTTATTGTTTGTCCTGCTGGTCATGTGGGGTCAGTTCAGAATTGTTTGGTAGAGAATGACTATTTTGGTTTAGACACTCAGAAG GTATGGGTTCTGGAAGAAATGAAACTTCCGATTGTCAGTATGTCCTCTAAGCTAAACAGCAGGAAGATTCTGTTGAAGTCTCCATGGGAGATACTACAGAAGCCAGCAGGAACTGGGGTGATTTTCAGCTTgctatcatcaaataaaattttagatACTCTAAATGAAATGGGTGTGGAGTATGTACAG ATATGCAGCTTATCCAATAAGCCAAACATTGGGCATCCGTTGCTGTTTGGGGCTGTCAGCTCCTTTGGCGCGGATGCTGGCCTCATGCTTCGCAAGAGCAGCAAGGAAACAGAAGATGATTTTGATCTGATTCTTTCCATGAACCACGTAAACAAGATGTGCAGAGATGTTACTAAGCTCAGGTTCTCTGCGCAGCAGGAGCAACATGTGCACGTCGAGCATGTCGATGGCCAATGGGTCGATGTCCAACCAGAGGCAACGAACTGTCATCGCTTGCATGCAGAGGTCACTAGTGTCTTGAACTACTTCTCTCCTGACAAGGTGTGTGTCATAGAGATTGTCCAGCAATAG